AGCCGGTGATGTGCGGAAAGCGGAATCCTTTTTCGTGCAAGCTCAGTTATTTTTAATGGCACATCATTACGATGAAAGTATTCATTGCTTTATGCAAACAGTAAAGCATAATCCAAATAAGGCATTATATTATGGCTTTGCAGGGCAAACGATGAATCGTTTTAGTTGGTCGCCGTTTGATACATTACCTTACATAGAACGCGCCATTGATTTGGATCCACAAAATGCACGTTGGTATTGGAATAAGGCACTGGTATTAACCCAGTTATATAAAGATCTGCAAGCAGAGCCGTTTTTAGAAAATGCGCTAATTGCGATTGAAAAAGCAAATGAAGTTTGTCGTGAAGACCAAATATCATTACGAAATGGTATCGACTCAACGTTGGAAAATTTAAAGGAATATTTATTTAATTAAACGGGGGCACAGCATGAAGAGCAAAAAGTTTTTGTCATGGAAAGGTATTTCGATTTATTTAACGATTATTTTATTTTTAGTCATTTTCATTCAAATGATGGATCAAAATAAGCGTGATGAAAAAGAAGGGCAGTACTTAGCAGAAATCGAAAAGGCTTATTTACATCTTGTTGATTTTCAAACGTATATTTTAAATGATGAAGTGCAAGTAGATGACAACAAGCATGTATTAGTGATGGCGCAGAGGGATTTCCAATATCAGTTAAGCCTGTTTATCGATATTTTTGGTAATAAGGAAAAAGGTGAGGTTAGCTTGTATGACTTTTATGCTGAAGCAGACAAAGCGTTGCAAGCCTTTTATGACGCCTCTACAAAAGAGCAACAAACGGCTGCACACGAACAGCTACTTGCAATCAAACAGCCTCTATTTACACTGATTGGCGATCAAAAATAAAACGAAAAAAGCTCACAGGACGAAAATTCGTTTTGTGAGCTTTTCATTATTTTTTCTTTGATTTGACAAACGCTATCACTAAGCAAATAACTTGAATTACCACTATGGCAATTAACATATAAAAGTCATTTTTTGAGCCGCTTAAGTTCAATTCATCAACTAAAATTCCTGAAATATAGAATAGCTGTGCACTTAGAAGGATGATAAACGTCCCAATAAATAGCATGATTTTTGGATTAATCGCAAAACGCAGTACGATTATAACAAATAGTGCACTGAAGATTAACATCAATGTGAATAATGGATCCAGTAATGTTAAAGTACCGTCCTTGGCAAAGTTTTCGTACGTATAATTCATAAAGGCAACTCCTTATTTTACAAGTCCATTTTGGAACGCATAGACAACAGCCTGGGTGCGGTCTTGAACTTCTAATTTACTTAAAATATTACTAACATGTGTTTTTACCGTTTTTAAGGCAATAAATAATTCCTCGGCAATTTCTTGATTCGCTAAACCGCGCGCCATACATTGCAATACTTCCATTTCGCGCTCTGTTAAATGGTCATGTAATGCAGGGGCAACTCCACGCATACGCGCCATGACCTTTGTTGTTGCTTCGGGTTCTAGTACCGTTTCACCTGCAATCGTTTTACGAATCGCATCGGCAATTTGCTTGGCATTACTTGTTTTTAAAATATAGCTTACGGCACCAGCTTCTAACGCAGGATATAGCTTATCATCATCAATAAAGCTAGTTACCATCATCACTTTTGCTTGCGGCCAGCTTGCTAAAATTTCGGCAGTTGCTTGTGCCCCATTTTTAATAGGCATGACATTGTCCATGAGCACAATATCAGGCTTTAGGGAAAGTGCTTTTTCTATCGCTTCTTGGCCATTCGATGCTTCTCCGATTACTTCAATATCCGGTTGTGCAGAAAGGTAAGCGGCTACACCAATTCGAACCATTTCATGGTCATCTGCAATGACGACTTTAATCATTTGTTTGTTCCTCCTTCTTTAATGGAACTTTTACTTCAACAATTGTCCCCTTGTTTGGAACGGATACAATTTTATACGAACAACCAATTTCTACCGCACGCTCTGCGATATTGCGTAGGCCGTAAGAGGAGGTTTTATCACCGTCATTATCGAAGCCAAGGCCGTTATCTTGAATGCGTAAAATGGCTAAGTCGTCACGCGAAATAAATAATAGCTCGACTTCGTTCGCTTTTGCATGACGTAGCGTATTGGATAATGCTTCTTGGGCGATGCGGAAAAGATGGTCTTCTTCGGCTTTTCCTAGTGTAATTTCTTCGATTTGATAGTCAATATTAAAGTACACTTTTTCTTGAAGCTCAACAATTAAATCCTCTAATCCTTCTGCCAAGCTTTTATTGCGCAGTGCGACAGGGCGTAGATGTAACAGCAACGCGCGCATTTCAAGTTGGGCTTGCTGTACGACTTTCTCGACTTGGGCTAGCTGTTTTTGTGAATGTTCGTTAGCTTCTTGCTCAGTTAATGCAGATAGAAGCATGGATGCCGCAAAAAGCTGCTGTGATACAGAGTCGTGTAGTTCACGTGCTAAACGCTGGCGCTCGGCAAGTAGGCGTTCTTGAACAATCGCATCGTTTGTTTCTACCTTTTCACTTGCTAGGCGCTGTAATGATGAACGCTGTGTTTCGATCAGTTCGTTTGCATCATGCAATGCTTTTTTTAGAGAGCTATTTGCATGTTTTACTTTTTGAGGAAAATCTGGCTGTGCCACTTTTTTGACAAGACGTGTCGTTTGATTTTCCTTTAGTTTTACGGCAATAGTCATCCAAATGGCAATAAAAAAGCTAAAGCTTGCTGCGACAATGACCATTATTGCAGCGAGAGGCAGATCAAATTCGCGATTATCTATTAAAAAGCGCCATGTATCCTCCTGCGGTGCGCCGTATAAAAAAATTAAAATATTGAATGCGAAAGATAGAAAAAGTAATAAGAGAATCGTTAAGCGGACTAAAAAGGCAATCATGCGCGTTGCACCTCCACATCCCCAATCCAAGTAGTCACATAGATGACAAGTATACGTTTTGCATCTTGTGGGCCGTCGTCAAATTGTAATTGCTCATTCACACATTGTTTTGGTGCATAGCTGAAACATGTCGCTTGGCCGTATAGTGTTGAATAATTCAATTGAACGGTTACTTCGTAGGGGACGACAATACGAATTTTACCAAGTGACTGCTGAATGACGATAAGCGACTTTCCAGGTGGTAAAATGGTTTCAGTCGCATCAATTGTTATATCTCCAATAAAACGTTGTATATGCACATCCTGCCACTGATAGCTTTCTGTTGGTGCATTTGTAGTACCGATTAACTGATTTTGCTGCGCAATAGACGTTATATGTTTTTTGATTTCTAGTACTTGCTCTTTTTTCGTTAAATATTGATACAGTAAAAAAATTAGAGTACCAATAATCAGTAGGCGCAATGTCCAAATGTTAATGACAGCTAAAAATAAAAAGAAAAGTCCAGCCCATAGTAAGTATTGCTTTTTCTTTTTAAAGCTAAAATACAATAGGGCTGCACCAATAATCAGTAAAAACACCGTACCATTATTGAATAATGTCAATTCGATTAACACGACAAGGGCAAAGCAAATCACAATGATAGCAAGGTGATCGGTTGTAATCTTCGGCATGATGTCCCTCCTTAAACGTACAAAATGGAGAAAGCACTTTAAGGCTTTCTCCTTGAACTTGATTCAGCAAAATCTTTTTGTACCATAAGCAAAGCGACAGGTACAGAAGTCCTCCACTTCTATAAGTGGGGGACACTCTTAGTTTAGCTAAAGCGCTAGTATATTTGCTCTATTATACCATTATTTTGGTTGATCGATTAGTTTTTGCTCTTTTTCTAATTGTGCTAAACGCGCTTCAAATGATGTGACTTCATATTTACGCTCGATGTTTTGTGATAAGTCGTCAATATAGCTTGATAGCTCATCAAAATTATCGGCATTATTTGTTGTTAACACTTTATCCATTTGATAGTTGGCACGTACGACATTTTCTTTACCCATTAATTGCAGTTGGCGTACTTTCATGTCTTTAATTTTATGCTTCATTGTTTCGAATTTACGCTCAAGTGCGAAGTATTCGTTGTTTGCTGCATCAATACTTGTTAGTAATGCTTGTTTGCGTGTAGTATAGGCAGCTACTTCATCTTGTGCAAAGGCAATTAATTCAGCTTCTTCTGTGCTTTGTGCAATTGTTAATTGTGATTCGCGTTTTTCAAGCATATCAATTGTTTGTGAAAATTGTACTTCTAACTCTTTTTTCAGTTGACCTTGGCGTGCCAGTAATTTACCTGTTTCTTCTGTTTGTTTCTCTGCTTCACGAATGTATTGGTTTAACATTTTGATTGGATTTTTTTCTACCTTCTTATCGAATAATTCGTGTAAGTCTGCTTGAATTGAGTATTTGAACTTTGTTAATAAATTTTTCATTATGCATTCACTCCTTATTATTTGTTTAAGTTAGCCCATTCGCGTTCGAAATTTGTAAACGGATCGTCTTCTTTTTTAGAGAGAATTTCGACCTTTTCGTTATTACGTGCTTTGTAAATGTAGAATACAATTCCGATTGCGACTAAGCCGATAAAGCCTGGGATGTTTGATAATGCGCTTATTAAACCAGCAAGTGCGACAACTAAGCTCATTACTTTTCCAAAAGTACTTGTGCTTTCTGTGTAATAATGTAAGCCTGCTGCAAGTAGTAAGCCTGATACTAGTAATCCAGCAACCGGTGCTAATAAACCAAACGCGATAATCGCTGCTACAAAGCCTGCTGAATATAAGAAAAACTTCTTCATTGTATTGTTCCTCCTCGTATTTGATGTCTTAATAGTACCGTGTATGCAACTCTTTCATAACGACCTGTAATTGTATTTTCAACTAGGTCTAGAGGCTGAGGGTGAGTAAGCCTAAATTGTTCAAATTAAATATATAGAAAGACTATTCTTTTTAGTGTATAATCCTTCATGGAGAGTTTTTCTCGGTACATAGGTAGCGGAGGAGGTTGGACAAGTTATGACATGGGCATGGATTTTAGGTATTATTATTGCTTTAATCGCGGGTGTTGCAATCGGTTTCTACGCAGCTCGACAATATATGATGAAGTATTTAAAAGAGAACCCACCTATTAACGAACAAATGATTCGTGTAATGATGGCACAAATGGGACGCAAACCATCTGAAAAGCAAGTACGTCAAATGATGTCGCAAATGAACAAGTTCCAAGATAAATAATGAAATCAAGGCTACCTAATGGTTCGCTTGCGGATTGTTGTGGTGGCTTTTTTGTGCGTTTTTTTTAGAGAGGTATTAATTTTGTATGAGGTGTCTGTTATTGCACAGCTATTCACAAGAAAATGAGTCTACAATTTTATATGAAACGAAACAGCCAGTCACCGGAACAATACCGTCGACTGGCTGATATTATTGATGCTGTCAGTAAACTTCATTTTCAGCCGCTATTTTAATGAAATAACTGCGTACAAGACGAAAAATAAAACCATCATCATTAAAATAAAAAAGTTTGAAATGGCGATACTATTAATGAAAATCATAACGATAAAGCATAGTAAAAAGATTAGAAGTATTAAAAAATAATGCTTTTTTAATTTTACATTTGCCTCACGAAACGGATGGAATACAAATAAAGTAGCAACTACATACATTAGCATAGCAAAGAAAATAAATTCAAGAATAAATACCGTATTCATTTTTGCCTCAAATAAAAGGCGAACGGAAATAGTAATCATACTAATTGCCATTAAAATGAATAAATGGCCATAAATAATTCGGTGGCCGGTAGCCTGCGTCGTTTTATTCACTTTAAAATCTAAGTTATCAAAGTATTGCCAGCCCATCGAAATAATTAAAATGAAAAATAACGCGCCGTACAATATATTTTCCCATTCTCCCGGATGCGGTTGAATGATCACAATAGTACTGACAAGCATTTCACCAAATAAAATCGTTGTAAACTGGCTAAATCTTTCAATGAGATGCTCGCTATTTACGGGACTCTTAATGAGATATTTACGACCAAAAAGTGGCACGATGATATCGATTAAAATACCTGCATATAAAAAACCATAGCGCCACCACGAGTCAAAAAATACAGAGCAGAGCGAAATGACAATCCCTACCCAAAAATATCTCCCTAAAAATTGCGCGGCCTGTTTTTGTGCTTC
This portion of the Solibacillus daqui genome encodes:
- a CDS encoding O-linked GlcNAc transferase codes for the protein MMNMEQYFYDGQFLKSYKAALQDLTNESRKQYLVIFEKYEYANFPQPSEQLQQSIERANESYEELDEVEQIRAIQDEAQFAQAIKELENDARTAGDVRKAESFFVQAQLFLMAHHYDESIHCFMQTVKHNPNKALYYGFAGQTMNRFSWSPFDTLPYIERAIDLDPQNARWYWNKALVLTQLYKDLQAEPFLENALIAIEKANEVCREDQISLRNGIDSTLENLKEYLFN
- a CDS encoding iron ABC transporter substrate-binding protein, which codes for MKSKKFLSWKGISIYLTIILFLVIFIQMMDQNKRDEKEGQYLAEIEKAYLHLVDFQTYILNDEVQVDDNKHVLVMAQRDFQYQLSLFIDIFGNKEKGEVSLYDFYAEADKALQAFYDASTKEQQTAAHEQLLAIKQPLFTLIGDQK
- a CDS encoding acyl-CoA dehydrogenase encodes the protein MNYTYENFAKDGTLTLLDPLFTLMLIFSALFVIIVLRFAINPKIMLFIGTFIILLSAQLFYISGILVDELNLSGSKNDFYMLIAIVVIQVICLVIAFVKSKKK
- a CDS encoding response regulator transcription factor — translated: MIKVVIADDHEMVRIGVAAYLSAQPDIEVIGEASNGQEAIEKALSLKPDIVLMDNVMPIKNGAQATAEILASWPQAKVMMVTSFIDDDKLYPALEAGAVSYILKTSNAKQIADAIRKTIAGETVLEPEATTKVMARMRGVAPALHDHLTEREMEVLQCMARGLANQEIAEELFIALKTVKTHVSNILSKLEVQDRTQAVVYAFQNGLVK
- a CDS encoding sensor histidine kinase, encoding MIAFLVRLTILLLLFLSFAFNILIFLYGAPQEDTWRFLIDNREFDLPLAAIMVIVAASFSFFIAIWMTIAVKLKENQTTRLVKKVAQPDFPQKVKHANSSLKKALHDANELIETQRSSLQRLASEKVETNDAIVQERLLAERQRLARELHDSVSQQLFAASMLLSALTEQEANEHSQKQLAQVEKVVQQAQLEMRALLLHLRPVALRNKSLAEGLEDLIVELQEKVYFNIDYQIEEITLGKAEEDHLFRIAQEALSNTLRHAKANEVELLFISRDDLAILRIQDNGLGFDNDGDKTSSYGLRNIAERAVEIGCSYKIVSVPNKGTIVEVKVPLKKEEQTND
- the liaF gene encoding cell wall-active antibiotics response protein LiaF, which translates into the protein MPKITTDHLAIIVICFALVVLIELTLFNNGTVFLLIIGAALLYFSFKKKKQYLLWAGLFFLFLAVINIWTLRLLIIGTLIFLLYQYLTKKEQVLEIKKHITSIAQQNQLIGTTNAPTESYQWQDVHIQRFIGDITIDATETILPPGKSLIVIQQSLGKIRIVVPYEVTVQLNYSTLYGQATCFSYAPKQCVNEQLQFDDGPQDAKRILVIYVTTWIGDVEVQRA
- a CDS encoding PspA/IM30 family protein, giving the protein MKNLLTKFKYSIQADLHELFDKKVEKNPIKMLNQYIREAEKQTEETGKLLARQGQLKKELEVQFSQTIDMLEKRESQLTIAQSTEEAELIAFAQDEVAAYTTRKQALLTSIDAANNEYFALERKFETMKHKIKDMKVRQLQLMGKENVVRANYQMDKVLTTNNADNFDELSSYIDDLSQNIERKYEVTSFEARLAQLEKEQKLIDQPK
- a CDS encoding ABC transporter permease, with translation MKKFFLYSAGFVAAIIAFGLLAPVAGLLVSGLLLAAGLHYYTESTSTFGKVMSLVVALAGLISALSNIPGFIGLVAIGIVFYIYKARNNEKVEILSKKEDDPFTNFEREWANLNK
- a CDS encoding YneF family protein is translated as MTWAWILGIIIALIAGVAIGFYAARQYMMKYLKENPPINEQMIRVMMAQMGRKPSEKQVRQMMSQMNKFQDK
- a CDS encoding low temperature requirement protein A; translated protein: MEIKKVTWLELFSDLLFVGAISVVTGVLFHVEDGEIPTEFIFKFILIFIPIWWSWVGQTLFTNRFGKDLIHHRIFLITQMIFSLIMIASLNTDFDSYFIPFLVGYLGVRALTAIQYSVVARVETEAQKQAAQFLGRYFWVGIVISLCSVFFDSWWRYGFLYAGILIDIIVPLFGRKYLIKSPVNSEHLIERFSQFTTILFGEMLVSTIVIIQPHPGEWENILYGALFFILIISMGWQYFDNLDFKVNKTTQATGHRIIYGHLFILMAISMITISVRLLFEAKMNTVFILEFIFFAMLMYVVATLFVFHPFREANVKLKKHYFLILLIFLLCFIVMIFINSIAISNFFILMMMVLFFVLYAVISLK